TGATTGTAATTCAATTTATTGTTGTGGACTTTGGCTTTTGTGTGTGGTACTAGTCTTTTTCCACAATGCTGATTacttttgaaagttttattttcataaaataagtcaagaaaatagaaaatgaagtaCAGAAACTGTATTCTTGTTTTAACAGGTATAGGTTTTATTCTAACtggttccattaaaaaaaaaactgtggtaaaTTATGAGATAATATACAACATGGGAAAAGTTGAAAGATTCAGGGCCTTTCAAGGGAATACCAGAAAAGTAATTAAAATGCTTAGTATGCTTGGCCACAGATTTGAAAACCCGAGGTTGACCAAGGTCTGGCCAAAGAATTTCATTTGGCCTGCCTAGTGTTTGTGACTGGGTTAAGTTTTGAGGTagcatttttacataaaaatgaggGTTTTCAGCTCCTTTTAAATTAGAATAGCCTGCAGTCCCGGGCCAGCTTCCCTGGGGCCAGCTGTTCCCCTAACAGTCAAGCTGAGTAGTGTTTCCCGCTTTAAAACGAGGCACGTGTTTACTATTCACCACAGCGCTGGatgcttcctttttttcataCTAGCACTTTGCATTTGTGACTCTTgcacataaaattattaaaactgaTGAACCCCAAATTCGGCTTTGAGCTTTCTGGCCCCATTATATAGAGAAATCCAAAGGTTTTTAAAGAGCTGTTTTGCACATAAAAAAGTCCCCTTGTGTCTTAAGAGCTTATTCTCAGAATTACTTTTCTGCGATTAGCATTATCAATTCATAGTTCTTGATTTCCAGAGTGTTAGATTCACATTTAAAACCTTTTCGTCTTCACAAAGTTAAACCACTTTgctatcttatttttaatataagattTTCTTTACAAgttatacattttagaatttttatccCAAAATGCTCATATTAGAgtgtttaacttttctttttaaactgtatttcttAGTTATGCTCCATGGTGTCCTGCTTGTCAGAATCTTCAACCAGAATGGGAAAGTTTTGCCGAATGGGGAGAAGATCTTGAAGTTAATGTTGCAAAAGTTGATGTCACAGAGCAGCCAGGTACTGTAAGTCTCtggttcattttgtttctttgcagGTTAGGATGTGTGTTGATCCTGTTTTCcacgttgctgctgctgctaagtcacttcagtcgtgtccgactctgtgcgacaccatagatggcagccaaccaggctcccccgtccctgggattctccaggcaagaacactggagtgggttgccatttccttctccaatgcatgaaagtgaaaagtgaaagtgaagtcgctcagtcatgtccgactcttagcgaccccatgcactgcagcctaccaggctcctctgtccgtgggattttccaggcaaaagtactggagtgggttgccattgccttctccagttttcCACATTACGTGGTCTAAACTCTGCCTTTCATGAGTTTTATGAACAGCTAGTTAAGCTGATTTACCCACCTCCTTAATGAGGGTTCAGTGTGAAGTGTGTTCCCTGGTTGTGTACGGcagcttcattcttttctgtatttctctaaGGGAACTTGGAGGCATCGCCCTCCCCTCACTCTTGCCCATGTAACAACCTCTGATCTTTTCTCGTTTGCATCCCAGGCCCCAGACAAGTATGTAAGACATCTGTGAGAACCCCTAAaaccttgtggctcaggtggacCTTGGTCACCCCAGCATTTATATCTATACCAAGCTTAGAATAAGGAGCATGTGGTTGAAGTTCTTGGTAGAGTCCAGGTCACGTTCCCTGACAAATTATCTAAATCTCTGCATTTGGGTTCCAAATTTAATCCGTTAATAATGATTTGAGGATGTGGGCTCTAAATTACAAAGCCCTCATGGTTGTGGCCTCCTGACTTGGCTCCCTGGACAGGTGTCAAGCCCTGCCCTTATGTGATGCTTCCTACCTGTTCTTGGCCACAGTAAACTTGGATTCTTGACTCTGCCCCTATCCCAAATGGGAATAATCTCTACTATTGGTGAGCACTCACTACTATCATAGGTACTGCTCCAagtgttttgcatttattttgtagTCCTTACACAACCTGTAGGGTAGATAATATCCAGTTTTACAGATCTGAAAGCTGAGCCATAGATTGGTCCTTTGTCATTTTAGTGTTTAACACGTGGTTAATGTTAGCTTATATTGTTACTGCCCATCTTTTGAAAGAGtcataatattttccatttttaacaatACTTTAGAAACTCTATGCTTGTTTTTTGATTATCAAATGcaatttcatttgattttagaCATAAGACTACAATTATATTGTGCTGTCGCATGACTCATTGCTAgtaatctcttttttttaaattttatttttcccaattatttttattagttgaaggctagttaatttacaatattgtagtggtttttgccatacattgacatgaatcagccatggatttacatgtgttccccatcctgaacccccctcccactagTAATCTTATAGTAGTATAATTGACcaaatgtttatacatatatatattcacaaatgTCCTCAATATTCAGATTTTACatacttttaaattaagataatgtatagtatttttttaagttgctttaagtatgtaaatgaaatttctttcattgtttatGTTTTATAGCTAAACTGTTTTTAGGTCTAATTTCATATTCTTTGCCTATTAGTATTTAAATAATCGAGTCAGCTTTTAAGTAGTTAAAGATCAGCCCATGTAAAACCTGTGTGTTCTTTCTTGTATTTAGTTATAATCTTTCTCATTTGTAGGACTAAGTGGACGATTTATCATAACTGCTCTTCCTACTGTTTATCAGTAAGTATTTGAAAATTCTGTAGTTATGAGGGATGCATCATGGCGTAATCAGAACAGTAGCCTCTAGCCTTGATCATGTTTAAAGAGCATTATATTCAGTAAGTTTATTAGAAGGTTTGTTTCACTTAGTGCTATCTTAGGTACCTTTAGCTGGATGAACGAGGTATGAAATAATCCGTGACCTCAGGGATTTCTAATTGTCTTAGAAAATGACGTGCGCAAGAAATAGTGGCATAAGTGATTATGAGCCTAGAGTTGTGGTAAGTACTGTAGGAAATTTGGTAAGGGGGAAAATCACTGCACTGGACTGGTTCCTGGAGAATATGGAGATTAAACTCAACCTTGGAGGTAGAATTTTTAAGAGTGCAAAGTAAGTGTTCCATCTGAGGATTGTCTCATAAACAGTCATAAATAGGAGCATGGAATGTCCACACATTAGCTCAGAAAGTGCTGTAGCTCAGCCTTGGGAACAGTGGTGGGTGAAACAGTTGTTAAGTTAGAATAAACGCCATTATGTAGTCTTCAGTGTAGGCTCTttagtttgtctttattttctaaattagccATAAGCAATCTTAAATCTCTGTATCTGCCCTGAACCTTAAGCTGATGTGTTGACTGCTAGGAGGCACTTGTCTCCTGAAACAAGAAGTCAGCTATTCTGTGTGTATCTtgattttccttgtcttttttttcatgttcataCCTGTTTCCCCTTCTTATTTCCCCTTTGTATCTCTCTAAATACCTGTTCTCTATAAGTGCTTCTCACCCTTTTCATGCagtccttttctccacatgcccCTTAATTGGCTAGTCAGTCTCCTGGCTTTCTCAACACTCCCTGaaattttctagaatttcctGCCCTTTTCTTTTAATCATATTGTTTATTATGCCCATTCCCCTAATTTTTGTCTGTTGAAATCATACTTATCCTTCAAAAATAGCTCAAATGCCCTTTTCTCCAAAAATCTTTGGTTTTTTGAGTGGGGGTGGTTTTTTGAGTGGGGGCTAACCTGTAATTTTTTggatggattcagttcagttcagtcgctcagtcgtgtccaactctttgcaaccccatgaatcgtagcacaccaggcctccctgtctatcaccaactcccggagtctacccaaacccatgtccattgagttggtgatgccatccagccatctcatcctctgtcgtccccttctcctcctgcccccaatccctcccagcatcagggtcttttccactgagtcaactcttcgcatgaggtggccaaagtattggagtttcagcttcaacatcagtccttccagtgaacatccaggactgatctcctttaggatggactggctggatctccttgcagtccaagggactctccaaagtcttctccaacaccacagttcaaaagcatcagttttttggcgctcagctttcttcacagtccaactctcacatccatacataagcactggaaaaaccatagcctggacctttgctagcaaagtaatgtctctgctttttaatatactatctagattAAGGGCCCTGTAATCTTACTATCAGTAGTGGGGAGTTTTCGCACATGAATGATCAAAATAGAAATGTTAAGTAAGTAGGCCTAGACTGGCAGTGTTATTTAAGGTAGATTGGAAATGGTGAAGATATGGAAATAGGGAGAGCACTTAGGATCCTATGGCAGCGCTCCATACGTTGGAAATGGGAAGGAGGAGGTTGGTGTCAGGAAGAACACAAAGCAGACTGTAAAATAGAATCACTGCACCGCACCAGATGCCTCCAGTGACTTAAAGCTTGATGGCTGAGATGATATGATTATGATTGAAAAGACCAGAAAAATACCTCAAATTGTTCTCCTCTAGTTTAATAATagctaataaataataaatgttagacACTATTCTAACCACTTTTTCGTGAAGTCatctttttaatgtgtgtatTGTGGCTTAAAAGTAATTTCTGAGATGCATCTACATACcgaatttctttttctcctcagtttttactgagatataattgacatatagggtcttttctggtggctcagtggtaaagaatccacctgctggtacaggagatgaggatttgttccctggtttgggaagatcccctggaggaggaaatggcaacccactccagtgttcttgcctggggaatcccatggacgaaggatcctggtgggctacagtccatgggcttgcaaaagtTAGATACAACCTAGTAACTAAGCAATAACAAATTGATGTATAACTATTAATACTTACTGTATTCTAATTCTACAGTTTTATTATTTGGAAGAGTATAATAAAGTCTTAAAGCTTgtgattgtttaaaaatataacctCAGTGTTTAATGAAATATGGGGCTAAGATGTCAAGGGTAGGTAATTAGTATAATTTGCTACTTGTGTATTGCTCATTGCTGATTTTGAGTATCAGGATTGATTGTAAAATGAGGTTATAGAAATAGCAAAACAAAGTTTATTTATTCAGCGCTAATATTTACTTCTGATCTTCATTAGTTGTAAAGACGGTGAATTTAGGCGATATCAGGGTCCAAGAACTAAGAAGGACTTCATAAACTTTATAAGTGACAAAGAGTGGAAAAGTATTGAACCCGTTTCATCATGGTTTGGTCCAGGTTCTATTTTGTAAGTATAAAgggtttttctctttatttatttcagaattaaTTGGATCATGTATTTCATGTAAATAAAGCATTTATACTTCATTTTAATTCTAGGATTGTTACAATATGTTCATATTTACTATGTGATATTTTTAGTTTGACTTTTATCTTCTAAGTCTAACAGGTAGTGTGGTCCTTTTTTAAGATAGAGGCATTCTATAGAATTAAGCTGAAAGTCTTGTTAGGAATATTTTAGCTCTGTGAATATAGTCATTTGTATCATCAAAATAATTTCTCTAGAAGTGACATAATGGGTAAAGCTATCATTCGAGCTTAATATTTGAATGAGAAGCCTCAACCATATACTGACTTGTGCTGCTTTTAGATTTCACTTCTTGTTTTAATGTGAATGAATTATTCTACCTGATAACTTTTTATGTGAATAGTATGGATGAGCAATGTCTATGGGGCAGTAAGGATTGGGCATAGCAAGAAGGTTTTCTGTTACTTTCTTGGGGAGTAAGGCCTCACAGGTCATTTGAGACACCTCTGGGAATATTGAGGTTTTCTGAGGCCATCATGGACTCCTCCTAGTCCAGCTAAGTTATCTCTTGCTGTCCTCTTACCAGTTGTGTCTTTGGAGGATGGAGAATTGGAAATACCAGTACATAGAATGCTCTGGATTCTGGGCGTGCAGGAAAGTTTATCCctaaacagtgttttaaaatagaagtttATCTTTAGGACCTTTTCCTTATACCTCTGAATTGAACTGTTAGAATTCCCCCACTGAACCACCATGCCCACCAAACCCAAGTAAGGTACCTAATGTTCCTGATAGAATCTAATTAGCACAGGCTGCAGTGAGCCTGCACAGTGATTTATGTTTTGGTTCCTTGTTCCTATTCCCATTTTGTgttttaaacaacagaagcaacatGATTAAAGTACGTTTCTCTGTTGGAGTGAAAATGAActgattttatttgaaatctCCTATCGTAAATGATTCTTGCCCTTTCTGATGGAAGAAGTGGGGGTTGGTTGCTTGGAAGTCTCTGTTGACTTCACAGGGCAGCAGTTCACACCTTTCCTGTTAGACTGAATAAAGGGTACTCCTTCCAAGGGTCAGCTTGGCAGGCGCCAGAGACTGGTGATTGGATTAGGCCATTCTGAGTACAGGTGCTCTGGCTTATGTGTGAATTGCTATGTGTTGGTGGTGCTGCTTATGCTAGAGAGAACACACAAACCTAATTTTTGGAGCATACCTTTTTTCTGACTGCCTATCAAAATTACTTGGGtttaattatgtgaaaaatagttatttttacttCTGTGGTGACTTATTTCTTAGgtaattattttgttgttattaaacTGTATCAAACTAATACTGTTGTAAGTTCTATTTAATTTTACTATGAAAGGAGGGTAATTCTTAGGTGAGAAGGATCGACTCAGAAAGTGCTCCCAGTCTTCCTTCAGGCTGCCTTCCTTGTGTTCTTTGGAGGATTTTAAGGGTGAATAAGAGTTTCCATTTGCTTATAGTGTGCCTAACATCAAACTAGCTGGTTCCATAGAGCTCAACCCGTATTCACAGTACATTGGAGAAACCATCAAGTGAAAGGTTAAAGgcaaaacaacagaagaaaaggaaaaaaaatcaaatgttttgTTTGAGGATATTACATAGTGGCAAAAATTCAGAAACTTGATTTTCGCTAATAAGCCTTCTATGGGCCTGAAATCACTGATGTATCACTAACCTTGAATAATATCACCAATAAAATCTGTTGTGTTGGAAATTATAgagtaaaaaatagaaaatatagataATACACACGTATTCTACTTCAGAGCTGTGTATCTgacttggtttttctttttaatttaggaTGAGTAGCATGTCAGCACTCTTTCGGCTCTCTATGTGGATCAGGGTAAGggctaaatttatttctattttaaacattttgacactgtcactttttaagaaatggctatgatttttagttaatttttttttcttttgattttagacTTGCCATAACTATTTTATTGAAGACCTTGGATTACCGATTTGGGGATCATATACAGTGTTTGCTTTAGCAACTCTGCTTTCAGGACTATTATTAGGACTTGTAAGTTCTTCATTTTTGGAGTactaggaagaaaaatattttagaattttgtaaTTTAATATAATTGCTCTAGTTTTTTATCATACACTCAGgttcttatgtttatttttgcagTTCATGATATTTGTGGCGGACTTCCTGTGTCCTTCAAAAAGGCGCAGACCCCAGGCATGCCCTTCCAGtaagtacattttttaatttttttactcacTGTAATCCCATTCATTTCTGTAATAAACACAATCACACACGTGACAGGTTGCCTTTCTAGCTAGGGTTTCTAAATTCGGAGTAGTGGCAGAAGAGAGATATATATTTCATGTAAGAATGACATGACAGCCCAGTGCATTTAGGAACATAATAGTCATTATTTTGGCTTTTATAGTGTGGAGAATTTTAACACTGCATGTACCTTAACAGATATTTGATAACCTTTGACCTGATGTCAATTTGTTTGAAAATTCCATAATATTCAAGGATCCATTTGAGTATATTTGGGTCAAAAAAAGTTGAATATATTCCAATCCTGAAGTCATCTCATTGGTATAGTGACCACATTTGAGGCTTTTTCTTTGTATGTTGGTCAAGTCTAAGTTTTTCTGTTAGGATATTGGGGAAAGCAATTCCTGTCATTGCTTTAGGAGTCTCATTAGCTGTGTATTTTACTACAAGATGGGAATTCGAATATTCACTGCTATTTGTCTTAATATAATTTTACCtagctatcatttatttttaattttgaaaattatgctGTTATGAAGGCCTTCTTATTTACTGTTTGTAAagaactttcactttctgtcatccCATTTGCTTTTCAGCAGCTCTTTAAAGTAGACTGCATAAGTGATACTCTTCCTATTTTGTGACTGAGGAAGCTAAGGCTCCGAGAGATGAACACTGTGTTTCCAGGTTCACGCAGAGATGAGAGCTGAGAGTAGAACCTAAACCCAACTCTTAGCGTGACATTTCTGTTCTGCTGCCTTCGTGACTTAGGACTCAAAACTTCTGAAATGAAATAGAGCAAGTGCAAAGTCATAGAGAACTGAGCAATTTAGAAACATCTCAGTGAAGATGGCAGTTAAGTATTCATTGTTGAAGAACTGatagggttttaaaaaaatttcttagatAGTTGCACCGATATCAAAAAGCATGCATAGAGGGGAGGGCATAATTTTATCCACCAAGGGCCACTGAcctgtaggaaaaaatataataagtgCAGATTACTTATTGGACAATTAAGTCAGGgaatgtatgttttatttatattttttgcttaGAAAACCTTAAACCTAACAACAGATTTGTCTTAGGTAATCTGTTACACTGCTGATGTTAACCCACACTTTAATGTGATATTGCCCCTTCTATACCAGGCTTCTGGATTTgagttgttttccattttgtgtttttggctTAGATTTTAAGTTGCTGGGAAAAGACCCAACTGAGTCTAATTTTAACCAAAATAGGAATTTATTGGTTCATGTAGTGAGGAAGCCAGAGGACAGAGTTGACTAAATCCTAGGGCTCAAACGTTTCTGAATTGCTCAGTTCTCTCTGACTTTGTGCTTGTTCCATTTGGGGCTCTTTTTAGTCCTGAGCATAGAATAACTACAGAAAGCTGTAGCTCATAATCCCAGAGTAAGAAGGAAATATACTTCTCCCTATACTCACCTCTTTTGAAAGAATTCGTGTCCTCTGCTTGTGTAGAgggctcactttttttttttaactgtaaatcAGAATTTCTCAGCATTGACACTGTTGGTCTTTTGAGCTGGGTAATTCTTACTTGGACAAGCtgtctttattgaatgtttagCATCATCCCCCTGGTTGCCAGTAGCACTGCCCCTCTCAGGCGTAGCAATCAGAAATATCTCCAGACATCGCCAAGTGTTCCAGCAGAATCACCCCTGGTGGAGAAGCGCTGCTCTCAACCGTTGTTTATACTCAGCTACAACTGCATGGGATGGGGCACAGGGAAGGAGTTAACCCAGTAGAAAGAGATATGCCAGACAGATCAAACA
The Cervus canadensis isolate Bull #8, Minnesota chromosome 6, ASM1932006v1, whole genome shotgun sequence genome window above contains:
- the TMX1 gene encoding thioredoxin-related transmembrane protein 1, whose product is MAPSGSLRIPVAVLLLLLWGASWAHGRRSDVRIITDENWRELLEGEWMIEFYAPWCPACQNLQPEWESFAEWGEDLEVNVAKVDVTEQPGLSGRFIITALPTVYHCKDGEFRRYQGPRTKKDFINFISDKEWKSIEPVSSWFGPGSILMSSMSALFRLSMWIRTCHNYFIEDLGLPIWGSYTVFALATLLSGLLLGLFMIFVADFLCPSKRRRPQACPSRKLLPESSQPLKKVEEEQEADVEDVSEEESESKEGTNKDFAQNAVRQRSVGPSLATDKS